GGCATTTCGACAGCGATAGACAAACCCAGGAACGTTGCTGATCAATCGCGACAGCTGTCGCTCAGTTTCTTTGCGTTCGCTGATATCCCGGCCGATTCCAGCCAACACCGGGTTCCCATCGAGATCCTTGAGTGCGGTCGCAACGAACTCGTGTGGTATGTGCTCGCCGTCTTTCGTACGGAGTTCGGCTTCGAGGCGCGTGTCACCCGTCTCGAAGACATCTACGATCGCCTCGGCGATGCGATCCCGTGCGTGTTCGTCGAAGAAATCCTGGGCGTGCATTTTCGCGATCTCCTCGTCGGTGTATCCCGTCGCTTCCGAGAGGCTCTCGTTCCACCGCTGTAAATGCCCGTCCTCGTCGAGAACGTAGAACACGTCGTCGATGGCGTCGAGTACGTTGTTGGTGTGTTCTTTGTACCGTTGCAACTCCTGTTCACGCTCCTTGCGTTCGGAGATGTCGCGACTGATCGCCATGAAGCAGGGTGCGTCCTCAAGGTCGAGGTGAATTAGGTGGATCTCGATGGGGAATATCGAGCCGTCGCGACGCTGAAATCGGCCCTCGAACTTTCGCCTCTCGTCGACTGATATGTCATCGAGTAATGCCCGGACGTCGCTTTCGTCATATAGTTGGTCGTACTCCCAGATCCCCGTGCCGACCAATTCGTCCTTGGTATATCCCAGTTCGTCGCAAACGCGTCGATTTATCGTCTCGATCGTTCCATCGGTATCAAGCACGCCGACCATGTCAGGGGAGTGCTCGAACCGCGCTTCGAGTCGTGTGTTCGTTGTTTCGAGTTGTCGCTCACGATCTTTGCGCTCACTGATGTCCGTAAATTCCTGTATGATGCCGATGACAGTTCCGTTGTCATCGTATATCGGCGCCGCCGAAAGGCTGACATCGATCAGGTCGCCGTCTTTTGTAAATCGTCGAGTTTCGATATCGGCCAGTGATTCGCCGTCCAGCAACCGTTTACGGAACTTCTCGAACTCATCGCTGCGGTCCTCCGGAACGAACGGAGGTGGATCACCGAGCATCTCGTCTTCGTCCCAGCCAAAGATATCCTCGGCTGCGGGATTCCACAGGTCCACGTTGCCATCAAGATCGGTTGCAACGAACGCCGTCGGCGACGCCTCAATGATCGCACTGGACTGTTTGGTAAGTTCATGGAGATTCTGCTCTCGCTTCTTCTGGTCCGTGATATCGCGAGCGGAGACGACGACCGATACGACTTCTCCCGCCTCGTTCATGACGGAACGGAACGCTCCGCTCATCCAGTGACGATCACCGTCCGGCCCGTCCAGATCGACTTCGTATTGCACGTATTCACCGGTCGCGGCGCGATCGATCCACTTCTGGACGTCTTCCTCGGGTGTATCCTTCCACCAGGGTGTCGCCGGGAACGGATCCCCGACCACCGCATCGGGATCGACGTCGACGTATTCGAAGTCTGCTTGGTTCACCCGTCGCAGCGTCCCGTCCGGTTCAAGCAACCCGAATAGCATCGTTGGATCGTCGAAGACGGTGTCGAGTTGCCGTTCGTTCCGTTTGAGTTCACGCTCGCGGGCCTTTCGTTCCGTGGCGTCGTCCTGAAAGCCGACGAAATGAGTTATCGTCCCATCGTCGTCCTTGATCGGCGCGACGTTCACCCGGTTCCAGAACTCCGTCCCGTCCTCACGGTAGTTGCGAAGTTCGACCGACGTCGATTCCTCACCATTGACGGCCTCACGCAACTGTGCAACCCGTTCCTCCCGGGTTTTCTCACCCTGGAGGAACCGACAATTGTTCCCGGCTGCAGCCTCGGGTGAATAGCCAGTTACCTGTTCGAATCCTTCGTTCGTGTATACGATCGGATTGTCTTCCAGAGAGGGATCCGTGATGGTAACACCCAGTGGTGCCGCCTCTATAGCGCGCTCTTTGAGGCAGCGGCCCCGTTTCTGTTCGCGCAGCGTGGCTGCCAGTTCTCCGATCGCACTAGATAGGCGGCCGATGACGTCGTCCCTGTCAGTCGCGAAATCGACCTCGTGCTCACCCGCCGTGAGTCGCTCGACCTTTTCCGTCAGACGTTCGAGTTCATTCCCAGAATCCCCTTGTGTAGCGAGTCCAAGGAATCCGATCAGGAGAGTCCCGATCGGAAGGCTACCGATGTGCTGTCCAGTCACGACACTCATTGTATCGCTTGTTACGCTGAGTAAGGGCGTTAACATGAGGATCACGAACCCGAGCCACGTATCGAAGGCCATCATGGTAGCTATCTGCTGCAGGGGTGAAGAGTGATCGGATTTCAATTTAGTAGTTATTGTATGAAATAAATAATCGACACGATGGTGAACACTATCACGAGATACAAGGGATACGGTCGGATTGGGTGACGACAGAAGCATCTATGAACAGTGAAAGGCCGATTGGTCCTTCAACACAAATTCAGATGACTCGTGGCCACCCACCCTCTTATTATCGTTGACTACAGGAGGTCAACATTGTAATCAGTATTTGAGTGTTGCCCAGCGGGACTCAACGTCCGAATCCTTGGTTTGGACAGACTGCATGGTCTCAACGATCGATTCAACGATGCCGGCGACCGTCAATAACAATATCAAGAGTTAGATCCGATCGCTGGTGGCGTCGACTGTCGAGCGGATCTGCTCGATCGAGTCCTCGCCACGCTTGCGCGACCCTAACCGCAACGAGAGTCGCTCCGGCGTGATCTCGAAATCGTAGACGCTCATCACCTCGCCGGCGATCCCGTCGACGTCGATCGCCTCCAGAAGCCCGTCGACGTACTGGGCGGCCGGGATCTCGACGTCGGCCTCCCAGCGCGGCGTCGAGGCCGTGTCGACGATCAGCTTCGCGGCGAGTTCACACTCGCGCTCGGTCGTGAGCCCGTTGATCGTCTCCGTACGACCTCGTACGTTCCCGTGATCTTGTAGTCGTACTCGATCTCGAAGGGCTGGCCGTCGGCGATCTCACCGCTCGACTGGGCCATAATCTCGCCGGTCGAGGTGGTTATCGTGTAGCCCCGGGGTGCTGATTGCGTTCGCCTGCTAATCCATTGCGGACTGTTTCGGTCTTTGGGACAATGTTCCTCTCCTCGAGGTCGACTCCCGTATGGATGACAGCGCCGGTTTGCGATCGCACTGGCGGAGCTCAGCTACGAAATCGGGGTCATCGATTCCGAACTCGCTGACTACGCGTGGCAGTTGGCCGCCGATCGGCTCGTTGCGTGGGACGTCACGCCGAAAGACGCCATCGACGAACTGCCGATCGGAGAGGAGTAATAGGTTCTGTGAGAGTCCTTCTGAACAGACTAGATCCATAGGGCCACTACGAATTCTGTTAAGATAGTTTGGAATTGAAATTCAGTAGATAAATGCAACCTCAATAGGCTAATATGAACGCACAAGTATGCCCTCTACCGATCGAAGTCGTATGCCTTCTCGCCGTCAGCTGTTAGCAGTCTGTGGTTCCTGTACAGGGATCGGTGTGCTCGGCGGATATACATACGGATCAGACTTGTGGCAAGATAACGATTGTAATCCGTCACCACTGGACAGCTCCCCAACTGACTGGCCTCTACCCAACTACGACGGAGCGAACACTCGTACAGCACTGCCAGAAAGCGCACCCGCCGACGGTCTCTCTGAACGATGGAGCATTACCCACCGGAATCCCGGACACCCCATCGTAGCTAACGGCTCCGTCTTTGTCGCATCGGATGTGAGTGCGCCGGATCAACTCCGCTCGTTCGACCTATTCACTGGTGAACAGCAGTGGACTCGACTTATCTCACCACCACCGGTTACGGTTCCACTCATGGTGGGCGGCGACCACCTCTTCCTGCCGCAAGACCGTGAGGATGACGAGTCCATTTCGAGGGCATTGACCACCGCCGACGGAAGTGAACTGTGGACCAGCGAAGTGAACAGCACCCACGTGACGCCGTTACTCGATGTCGGTTTGCTCACCTTCCGAGAGGATTCAGACCTCGTTGCGGTCGATGCACGAACCGGCGAGGAATGTTGGCGAAGCGGTTTCGCGGATCGTCCGCGTTCGAGCGCCGTATACGGCAGTGAGACCGTCGTGGTAAACGTCGGCACGGACGGGAGCGTGATCGCTCTCGACGCAAAGACGGGCGACCGACGATGGGAAGCTGATATCTCCGACTATTTCCATCCAAACGAGGACGACATCAACGACGCGATTCGAGGCCATATCGTAGCTGGAGACGATCGGATTTTTGTCCATACGTTTGGTGGGTTGTTGATTGCGCTTGACGCGAATACCGGTGAGACTGATTGGGCGACGCCGGAGACTCATCCAGAAATGATCGGAAACGCCGCTCCTCCCGAACTCGAACCGGTTGCTTTCTCAGATGGGGCGTTACTGGTTATCGAATCGGATAGGGGTCGTCCGGCCATTCTACACGCTATTGATCCGACGACTGGGGACAAACAGTGGACGTTCGAACCAGAAACAGACGAAGACATAGCTCTCGGTTCAGCGGCAGTGGCCGGAGAAATGGTATTTCTTCCCGTGGCGGATGAACTTCACCTCCTTGATCTTACAGGTGGTGATGTCCTCGAAACTCACGGCTTCGACGGCTATACTGAATCAGCGATTCTCGCTAATGGCATCTGTCTCGTGACGACGACTGAAGGCGTCGTTGCACTCGAAGAAGGATGATCGGCTTTGTTGAAAATCCGTTCTCCAGATCTGTTTTGTGTGAACACTCACTCACTACAACGTGCATAGTTATCGCTGACAACTCAAGCGGTCCTTTGACTTCTAAGAAAACACTTACGTCCAGCCGATACTTTTGTCATTATGTCTCAGTCACGGCGTACTATCCTACGCCGCGGTCTCTTACTCGGAAGTGTCGGCCTCGCAGGTTGCGTGACCGAGCAGGACGACAGGACGCCAACCACAACTGACGACGGGACGCCAAACACAACCGACGACGGGACACCAAACACTACCGACGACGAGATGCCAACCGAGATTCAGTTCTGGCTTGAAGAGGTAACACTTTCCGAGTCGGAACAGGACTCTATCGAACCGATTGTCTTCAGCGACCTTTTGAGCAGGCAGAAAGAAATCGTACAAACAGCACTTGAGGAGGGTGAATACACGTCGGAGATAGGAGAGGAATCCTCAGCACTAAAGAATCTGCGACAAAGTATATCAGCACGGACTGATGGTGGGTTGGAAGCGTATCTCAAACGAGGTGATACCTATTATCGTATTGGGTTCGTATCCGGCGACCACATCATCGCCAATCCCGGCAACTAAATCCTCTGTACTGAACGTTTGACCGTCCAAGATTTACCCCCTCTACCGGATGGAATTCCGAACCGGAACCACTCGTTCACTACAAATAATCCCTCCCTCGAAAGTCTCCCTTCGCCAACTCCAGAGTCAACTCACTCCTCGCGATCGGACAACTTCTCCGACAACCGATCCAGTTTCTCCCGAGCAGACTCACGGCGGTCTCGCGTTGCATCCGCTCGATACTCTATCGACACCACCTCGTCGTCCTCGAGCGTCACTGAAAGCACGCCACCGTCCGTTCGTGCGGGTTCGGGCAGTCGATCAACAGGGACGTCCACTTGCTCGATCACCTGCTCGTCCTCCTCGAGCAAGATCACGGCGATCTCACCGTCTTCGATCCGGTCAACAACGCCGGTGTAGGTCCCATCCATCGTTCTCACCCCATCACAGGCGCGACAGCTCCATCAATCCCACTGGCCACCCCACCTGCGACACGGGGACGTGATGCTAGTGCGTTCGTCTCGTCGTCGGATTCGGGCGTTTCCGCGAGGATATCCTCGGCATCCGTCGAGAACGACTCGCTCGTCTCCACTGCGATCGACGTACCATCGGTTCGTACCACAATATCGCCGTGGACTCCTCGAGATCGATATCACCGTAGGCGTGCTCGAGTACGACCTGATCGTTGGCGTCGACAAGTCGAACCACGTCGCCATCGCCCCGCCAGATATTCACATTGTACCCCCAGTACAGCTCGGTCTCTGTCGAGTCGCCTTCACCGGTCGTTATCCGTGCCGTCTCCCCGGGCTCGAGGACGAATTCGTCTGGGAACGAAAACGGTGAGAGGCCGCCATCGACCTGTCCGCCTTCCCGATCTCGGAGTTCGAACCCAGAGAGATCGACGGGCTCGTCGGCAGTGTTCTCGAGGACGATGTACTCCTCATCGGGCGAGACGTCTTTGACGTTCAGGTTGGCGACTTCGAGGGCGTCCCCAACCGCCTGCAGGTCGTCGATCGCGTCCTCGGAGCCCTCGGTGTCGCTCGCACACCCCCGCAAGAACGACGAGGAGCGTCACAAAGACTACGAGGAGCGCTCGGTTCATACACAGTTCATTTCAAGGAAGCCGCTTGCGTGTTCCGTCCGGTGGTATCGAAACTAGCTCTGTTGAAACCCTCAGAGAGTGATAGGTTCATAACCCTCTGCGGTCAGTACAGGGACGATACATACCGCGATGGCTACCGACCCATCTGAAATCCATCAAAAACACGGTGCAAGACTTAGAGAATGTAGTCAGCAGTTCAGGCCATTTATTTCATACCGATTCAGATGACTTAATCGCGCAGTAGATTATAGATTGACCACCTGGGAAGATATCAACCTATTTGTAGTCTACCGTTACATGCGTATGCATGCCCCGTAGCCGTCGTTCATTTCTGATTGCTGGAAGCGTCGCTCTAACTGCCCTCTCGGGGTGTCAAAGTATCGGTCAGGGAGAACAGTCCCAAATCAGTCTGACGCTCCGCAATTACACGGACAACCCCCAACCACTGAAATTAGAGTTGCTTCGTGAAGACGAGCGAACACATTCCGAAGCAACGGTACTCAATCGAGACTACACGGTGCCAGCACCAGAAGACACCGACGATTCTGCGGGGGCTATCCACGAATCAGATGTCGTTCCAGAACGGCAGTATCTCGTCCGTGTACTCCTGAAAAACGGTAGATTCGAACGCTTTCACGCGCATTATTACCCTGCCGAATCGAACACAGAAGCGATCGAATTTGGCATCTACCGTGATGAGACGACAGCGAATTTGTTCGTCGATTTCCGCAGCCTTTCTTGACTCATTGATGCCGCTCAGGAGATAGACTGTATACAGCACACCGTCCTTGAGTGACATATTGTTGACTTGGATATCTATCATCACCCTGTACGTCCAAGGTTTCTCTGAGCAGGTTGGCGAGTTACATGGACACTTCTCGCCACCACCTGCTCGTTCCTCATCTAGACAGTGCCCCGCTGGCATAATGAGACAAACTAAACACGACCGATCGATAGGAGCACAAATCCAATGGCCATCGTAGCAACGGCGGCCACCAGGAACTGCAGAAGAATGATCACGTCCGCTGTGGTCTCCCCGTGCTTGCCGACGTCAATCTGGAGTTTCGGCGGGCGGTCACTCATGAGCTACTCCACGTCGTACAGGATGTTGAGGAGATGGACAGCCAGTGCGAGCCCAACGGGGAGCAGAATATAGGGTCCGAACGCCAGGGCCGACTCTGCGGGATCAAACCAGCGCTCGACCATCGCCACGATCCATCCCAGTACCATCATCACCGCCAGCAGCGCGAGGGTGAACTGGATAGTCATGATCGCGCCGAGGAGGGAGTCCTCGAACCGGCCGGCGTTGAACCGCAACTTGTCTTCTTTCATTTGATCTGTGGTCATACTGAATTCTTCTCACAAGTCATCTAAAAACCTTGTCGTGAGTTACTGTTGACCACGAGGACAACCCTTAAGAATCGAGCCTGCGGCACGACAACTATATGACTGGCCCCCCACCCAGAAGTCCGGCCTCCGCCGTCCTCCAGGACGACGACATCGAACTCATCGAGAAAATGGAGGAGGAAGCCACCGACCGATGGGGAGAGGAGTGGTCGATCTCCATCCGTCGATGGGCGGACGGGGATGCGCAGATCATTGCCGAGCACGTCGCCGGCTTCGAGGATGGCTACCAGGTGAAGCATCGGTTGATGAAAGGGCCGGAGGGCGATCTCGGTCACGACGTCGTCCGGGTCAAGCAGCGGGAGATTGTCAGCCACGAGGTGCTCGAATACCCGGACGGTGTCGACGAAAAATCAGGATGAGCGAGAGGAGCGCGGTGTCCCTCCGCTTCAACCTCACGCATGTTTGCTCTGTTGAAACCCTCAGCGGTTGCTATAAATAGCGTGCTGAATACAGCGCGCGAATGTGGCACGGATTGAGAGCGATCCGGGAAGAGGAATGATCGGTGAGTACAGGAGGGGGAGTACACACCATTGGAACTGTTTAGGAGAGTCTCTTGACGACGCGTTCGGCGACTTTTCCAGCGACCCACATCCCAACTAAAAATGCAGCAGCAAGGACTGTGATTCCTGCAGCAGAGGTAACAAACCAGTTGAGTTGAAGGAGATTGAGTATCCCTGCAAAAACCTCGTAAACGAAAAACGTAACGGGTAGACCGATTAAGAAGGCGGAACCGAAATAGACCACACTGGACATTACCAGCGAGCGACGGTTTTCCGTGCGATTTGATGTCATATTATTATAGTTTCGACATGCATCACTATATGTTTTTTTTTAAGAAATTCTGTTAGTGACGTTCAGTTCGCAGCCCTCATTGACCGGCTGTTTCGCAGAGACACCTATCTGAAGAAGAGTATTTCAACAAAGCCAGCCAATCGTTTGAAAGCAGTTTCCACGCCGCGTTGTTATGCTACATTGAATGTAACACCCTTGTGGTACTTTGATTGGGGTCACAGTGGACAAGGATTTCGATAGATAATAACGAAAAATACTTTTATGTCAACGATAAATTATGATTGTGAACCGCAGAACGGCCCTTGTCTCGATCGGGGCAGTCGCATCGATAAGCGGTCTAGCCGGTTGTGCTGCCTTCAAAAGTCCTCAAGAATTCGCTTCGGAGGATCCTGAAGAATCCTCTCCGAAAGATATTACGACACTAGAACGGATAACAGTCGAAAACGAAGGCCATTCCGAGCGTCGCATCTCGATCGACGTCGTATATGAAGGATATACGGAATATACAACAGTAAGAACGATCGCAGGTAAGTCATCTGTGGTAATTACCGACGAGTGGCCAAAGAAGGACGGTTCGTTTGTCGCGCTTTGCTACTCTATCACTGGCGATACGTACCACTTGTCGCCACTTAATACAACCAATTCAGAAGGGGCAGAAGTCGATGGATATGAAATAGAATTTGTGCTTACTGAGGGAGGTGCCGTGACTGGAAACGCGACTTGGTTTCCGGACGACTAGCAGTTGTTCCAATCGTGGTCTTGTTCTCCCCACTCAACGTATAACGGTTCGGTCACCCACTTCCCTTCCTCTGAGGAGCAGTTAATGATTTTTCTACGACACTGTCGAGCGCCAGTAAAAACGCAGGTATCTATACGCGATCGCTGGTGGCGTCAACCGTCGAGCGGATCTGCTCGATCGAGTCCTCGGTGCGCTTGCGCGACCCCAACCGCAACGAGAGCAACTCCGGCGTGATCTCCAGATCGTAGACGCTCATCGCCTCGCCGGCGATCCCACCGACGTCGATCCGAACGGACGTCGTTCGACTCGTCGAGGACGACCGAGACCCACTCGCGGTTCCACTCATCGTCGTCGCGAACACTGGCCTCCAGTCGCGGGGGTTCGTGCATCGTCTTGCCGAACCGTCGTCCGTTTGCCCGCTCTTCAGCACGGAAGATCGTCCGTGCCAGTGCTGGTGCGAGCGTGTGGGCGTCGGGGTTCTCGAAGTACCACTCGCGATCGGGCACCTCGTAGAGTGCGTCCTCGAGGGCGTCGCGCTCCTTGGCCGCGTCGCCCTGATAGTCGTCGTGCAGAGAGAGTTGGTTGAACGCTTCCCATGTCCTGACAGGCGCATCGATCTCGCGGAGGTAGGCACCGACGGCCAGGCGGATCCGATCGGTCGTAAGATCGTCCTGCTCGTAACTGGGTTCCTCGTCGACGACGTTGTTGTGCATTCGGAGTCCGGGCGCATACGCGAAGTTGTGCGTCGCGATCACGAGTGGCCAGTACTCGAGTTCGCCATCGGGGCCCTCGCGGTACTTGTCTCACTGGGAAATTGCCGTACACGGCCCATCCTTGGTACAGGGGAGGGTCACGCCCTGATCGTTGTGCTCTTCGAGATACCGATGTGCCGCCGAGAATGGCATCCCCTTTCCCTCGCACTGCCGGTCGAGCCACTTGCTGGCGGGTTCACCATTAATCGAGATCTCGTCGTCGTGGTTACCGGCACAGACGGGACAGCCCCCGTGCCGACCAAGCAAAACGTGATACTGCCCGCCACGTTCTTCGGCGACGTCGACGGCCTCGTCACGAGCATCCTGCGTCTCGAGCAAATGGACGACCGGGCGGCCGCCGGTGATCTCGGTACGAGCACCCCAGCGTGTCGACGCGATCGCGTAGGACTTACCCAGCGATGTCGGCGCATCGACGATCCGGTCGTCTTCGTTGCGGATCACCTCGAGGATTGTGTCGAAGAGCACTTCGCGAGCGGCGGCTGTCGACGGCCACTCGAGGCCACGTTTCTTTGCAAATCGACTGCGCTCAGCGGGTTCGAGTGCATCTAACTGACCGATCGGGAGCGCCGACACTGCCCGTCCGTCGCCGTTACGGGAATCGTCAGTTGCTGGTTCGTATTTTGAGACCGGGAAACCAAGTTCGCGGAGATTTTCGACTCCGCGCCACCAAGCGTCACCATCGACGGGGCGCGCGTTTGCGGGTCTGATCTCACCGGCGTCGATTGCGGCCATTGTGACCGGTCCACCGTAGCCGCCGAGATCGCCGGTGTCCTGCCAGCGGTTGTCGGTGACGATGTTTGCAGTCCCGCCATCGGAGAGCGAACTCCAAATCGGCCAGAATGCACGCTCGCCGTCGCTCGTTGTGGCGTCGTCGTTCCAGCGCTGGACGATCGTTCGTTCGGCCACATCTTGGGCGTCGAGGCGATCAATCGCGGCGAAGATATCGCGGATGTCGTCGGTGGTTTCGGTGCTCGACGTTGCCTCGGGCTCGTAGTCCTCGAGGTCATAGTCGTCGCGATCAATCGAAGCCTCGTCTCGGTTGCGATCATAACTCTGCTCGTTCGGCAGCTGATCGTTCGCGTCGAGCAAATTCTCGAGGACGTCTTCGTTCCACTCGCGAACCTCAGTGGGTGTCCCAGGGACGTGGAGCCCGGTCGCGACGCACACCCGCTTGCCGTCGTAGATCTCGATGCTGGGGAGGTCGTCGTTCGCGCCCCAGGAATCATCGTCGAGCCGCCACGAAGCTTGTTTGACATCGTCGGGGAATTCTCCCTTGTACTGGGCGTGGACACCCGCCTCCGACTGAGAGAGATCGGCGTAAGTGAGTCCGAAATGCTCGAGAATCGCAATGAATGCGGGGTGGACATCGCCGGTCTCTGGACAGCGGACATCGTCGCCGGCGACGTAGACGTATGGATCGTCCTCCTGTTGCAGGAACGCCCGTCCATCGAGGCGGGGGTCGACTTCGGCCATCGCGATGGTTTCGCCGTCGACGTAATGGTCGGTGTATCCCCATTTCCAGCGGGCATCACAATCACACTCCGCGGCAGTCTCGTGACCCTCCTTGTCGCACTCGGCAGGTGCGTCTTCGTCACCCCACGGTGCGAATGGCTTCTTTTCGACGTGCCCCATCCACTGCTCGCGCTTGAGGAAGCTCAGGGCGCTCCGTGATGTACTGGTAGGTCCCGTCGAGCGCAGGCCCGTCGTAGGAACGCCCGCTCATGCCGACCCACCTCCAGAGAAGTGAATCCCACGACGACAGGGACTGACCTCGCCGCCAGCGTTGACAGTGAGGCAGTCGAAGCACTTCGCTGAGTGCGGGTGGTCGTGGCTGTCGACACCCTCGTACTCGACGCGCTCAACCTCGGCGGCGTCGAACGTCCGCCCACAGAGCGTCGTGTACTGCAGCCCGGACTCGAGGTGACAACCGTAGCCGTCGTCGGCAATTAACAACCAGGTCGTCACGCGGGAACACCCCCGTTAGACCCGCTGAGAGAATGGGCTTTGAACCTCGGGTTCGGATTACTGGGAAAACGACGACCTCCAAAAGTACCGATACCTGAAGGTAGAAGCTTTGAACCTGGGGATTTAAGCCGGTGGAGGGATGGTTGAACCCTCACGCTCCGGTACGCTGTACCGTCGCTACCGCGTGTACGCAGACGACCCTCTGCCGGGGCAGACACCGGCTCCGCCTCTGTGTGACCGTACACAGACTATGGAACTGAAATCGACACCACCGCACGACGCGAAGACCCGCTACCTGAAAAAGAAGCAGACCTACGTCTCGGACAAGACCTACTACAACTACGACACCGCCCTCAAACGGTTCCTCGAATACCTTGACGAGCGCAGCATCACCGATATGCGGGATGTGGACAGCGACGAGATTGTTCGGTTCGAGGAGTGGCGTCTGGAGGACGTGAAACCGATCACCTGCCGGAACGATATGCGGACGGTCAAGAACTTCATCCAGTTCTGCGAGACCATACAGGCCGTCCCCGTCGGTCTCCACGAACTCGTCGTCCCCACTAAGGTCTCCGAAGGCGAGGAGATATGCGACGACGTTCTCACGCGGGAAGAGGCGACAGAAATCCTCGAACACCTCGGGAAGTACGACTATGCCAGCACCCGGCACGTCGTTCTCCTGCTCCTCTGGAAGTGCGGGATGCGACTCAGCGGTCTTCGGGCGCTCGACGTGGAGGACTTTGATGAAGGTCGTCCTGCCGTCGAGATTCGCCATCGGCCCGAGACCGGAACACCCCTCAAGCGGAAGGGGCACAGCGAGCGGGACGTCCTCATCACTCCCGAGACTGCCGAAGTCGTTCGGGACTACATCGACACCAAGCGCCCTGACGTGGAGGACGACCACGGACGCCGTCCCCTCATCGCCACCAATCACGGGCGAGCGAGTCGGACAGCCATCACCAAACACGTCTATGTCGCCACCAAGCCGTGCTTCTACAACGGCGGGAACTGCCCGTTTGACCGGGAACCCGAGACTTGCGAAGCCACTTACTGGGCCAACGCCTCGAAGTGTCCCGGCTCGGTCAGCCCGCACGCGCTACGTCGGGGCTACGTCACAGCGGCGCGGAACGCAGGACAACCCAAGGACGTGACCGGGGAGCGAGTCAATATGAGTGGGAAGGTACTGGACAAGCACTACGACAAGGGGACGAACGCGGAGAAGGCCGAGCGGCGGCGAGACTAC
The nucleotide sequence above comes from Halosolutus halophilus. Encoded proteins:
- a CDS encoding tyrosine-type recombinase/integrase; its protein translation is MELKSTPPHDAKTRYLKKKQTYVSDKTYYNYDTALKRFLEYLDERSITDMRDVDSDEIVRFEEWRLEDVKPITCRNDMRTVKNFIQFCETIQAVPVGLHELVVPTKVSEGEEICDDVLTREEATEILEHLGKYDYASTRHVVLLLLWKCGMRLSGLRALDVEDFDEGRPAVEIRHRPETGTPLKRKGHSERDVLITPETAEVVRDYIDTKRPDVEDDHGRRPLIATNHGRASRTAITKHVYVATKPCFYNGGNCPFDREPETCEATYWANASKCPGSVSPHALRRGYVTAARNAGQPKDVTGERVNMSGKVLDKHYDKGTNAEKAERRRDYVKDI
- a CDS encoding lamin tail domain-containing protein — encoded protein: MRGCASDTEGSEDAIDDLQAVGDALEVANLNVKDVSPDEEYIVLENTADEPVDLSGFELRDREGGQVDGGLSPFSFPDEFVLEPGETARITTGEGDSTETELYWGYNVNIWRGDGDVVRLVDANDQVVLEHAYGDIDLEESTAILWYEPMVRRSQWRRASRSRRMPRISSRKRPNPTTRRTH
- a CDS encoding PQQ-binding-like beta-propeller repeat protein, with amino-acid sequence MVGGDHLFLPQDREDDESISRALTTADGSELWTSEVNSTHVTPLLDVGLLTFREDSDLVAVDARTGEECWRSGFADRPRSSAVYGSETVVVNVGTDGSVIALDAKTGDRRWEADISDYFHPNEDDINDAIRGHIVAGDDRIFVHTFGGLLIALDANTGETDWATPETHPEMIGNAAPPELEPVAFSDGALLVIESDRGRPAILHAIDPTTGDKQWTFEPETDEDIALGSAAVAGEMVFLPVADELHLLDLTGGDVLETHGFDGYTESAILANGICLVTTTEGVVALEEG
- a CDS encoding DUF3006 domain-containing protein; the protein is MDGTYTGVVDRIEDGEIAVILLEEDEQVIEQVDVPVDRLPEPARTDGGVLSVTLEDDEVVSIEYRADATRDRRESAREKLDRLSEKLSDREE